A stretch of Sphingomicrobium flavum DNA encodes these proteins:
- the greA gene encoding transcription elongation factor GreA, with protein MASEKVPMLAEGHAKLSAEVQHLKRVERPAVIDAIEEARAHGDLSENAEYHAAKERQGQIEATISHIEDQLARAMVIDPTTLSGDKVVFGATVHLIDEDDQKKVYQLVGESEADAKNGRISFNSPLGRALIGRSVGDEVEFTTPAGDRYYEIDKVEFK; from the coding sequence ATGGCAAGTGAAAAGGTGCCGATGCTGGCGGAAGGCCATGCGAAGCTCTCGGCTGAAGTGCAACATCTCAAGCGGGTCGAACGGCCAGCGGTGATCGATGCGATCGAAGAGGCACGCGCCCATGGCGACCTGTCGGAAAATGCCGAATATCACGCCGCCAAGGAGCGGCAGGGCCAGATCGAAGCAACGATCAGCCATATCGAGGACCAGCTGGCCCGCGCCATGGTCATCGATCCCACGACCCTGTCGGGTGACAAGGTGGTGTTCGGCGCGACCGTCCATCTGATCGACGAGGATGACCAGAAAAAGGTCTACCAGTTGGTGGGGGAGAGCGAGGCAGACGCCAAGAATGGTCGCATCAGCTTCAATTCGCCGCTCGGCCGCGCGCTGATCGGGCGCAGCGTGGGTGATGAAGTCGAATTTACCACGCCCGCAGGCGACCGTTATTACGAGATCGACAAGGTCGAATTCAAATAA
- a CDS encoding FtsB family cell division protein yields the protein MSVGRKTKGLLRRAIVPALAIIVIGNFAGYAVAGDNGLLAWGGYHRDHEERRAELDELKAERDRLQHRSALLNPRNADPDMAEELVRKDLGLVREDEIIVPLD from the coding sequence ATGAGCGTGGGGCGCAAAACCAAGGGGCTGCTTCGCCGGGCAATCGTGCCGGCGCTGGCCATCATCGTCATCGGCAATTTTGCCGGCTATGCGGTGGCGGGCGACAATGGCTTGCTGGCCTGGGGTGGCTATCACCGCGACCATGAAGAGCGCCGCGCCGAACTCGACGAATTGAAGGCCGAGCGTGATCGCCTCCAGCATCGCTCCGCCCTGCTCAATCCGCGCAACGCCGATCCCGACATGGCCGAAGAGCTAGTCCGCAAGGATCTGGGCCTGGTGCGCGAAGACGAAATTATCGTCCCGCTCGATTAA
- the carA gene encoding glutamine-hydrolyzing carbamoyl-phosphate synthase small subunit: MAEPTPARAPQPQGATGVIVFADGRTIWGRGFGATGETVGELCFHTAMTGYQEIMTDPSFARQVIAFTFPHIGNVGANEEDVEADAAHALGAIVREAVTSPSNFRSDCDFPCWMRDHGRIGISGVDTRALTRLVRKDGPPTIAIAHSANGKFDLDKLQKMAADWPGLEGMDLAKEVSTKQLFNWSGGKWELGEGYSFERPSTSLGTNGGGDDAEDSVRPERSPQGEVEGRVQDSNRPHVVAVDYGAKRNIFRNLVEAGARVTVVPAEASFEDIMKHEPDGFFLSNGPGDPAATGQYAIPVIKQLLETGKPLFGICLGHQLLALAVGGQTEKMFQGHRGANHPVQRCEDGTVEITSMNHGFAVKREGLPNNVKETHVSLFDDTNCGIELTDRPAFSVQYHPEASPGPMDSFYLFEKFVGMMR; the protein is encoded by the coding sequence ATGGCCGAGCCGACACCCGCGCGCGCACCCCAACCCCAAGGCGCTACGGGAGTCATCGTCTTCGCCGATGGACGCACCATCTGGGGCAGGGGTTTTGGTGCCACGGGCGAGACGGTGGGAGAGCTTTGCTTCCACACCGCCATGACCGGTTATCAGGAAATCATGACCGATCCGTCCTTTGCGCGGCAGGTGATCGCCTTCACCTTCCCGCATATCGGCAATGTCGGCGCCAATGAGGAAGATGTGGAAGCGGACGCCGCCCATGCGCTGGGCGCCATTGTGCGCGAAGCGGTGACCAGCCCTTCCAACTTCCGCTCCGACTGCGATTTTCCCTGCTGGATGCGCGATCATGGCCGCATCGGCATCAGCGGCGTCGATACGCGCGCCCTGACCCGTCTTGTCCGCAAGGACGGCCCGCCCACCATCGCCATCGCCCACAGCGCCAACGGCAAGTTCGATCTCGACAAGCTGCAGAAGATGGCCGCCGATTGGCCCGGCCTTGAAGGCATGGATCTGGCGAAAGAGGTGTCCACCAAACAACTTTTCAACTGGAGCGGGGGCAAGTGGGAGCTAGGCGAAGGCTATTCTTTCGAACGCCCCTCGACTTCGCTCGGGACGAACGGCGGTGGGGATGATGCAGAAGATTCCGTTCGTCCTGAGCGTAGCCCACAGGGCGAAGTCGAAGGGCGCGTGCAAGACAGTAACCGCCCCCATGTCGTCGCGGTAGACTATGGCGCCAAGCGCAACATCTTCCGCAACCTGGTCGAAGCCGGAGCACGCGTCACCGTCGTCCCGGCAGAGGCCAGCTTCGAGGACATCATGAAGCATGAGCCCGACGGCTTCTTCCTCTCCAACGGCCCCGGCGACCCCGCCGCGACGGGCCAATATGCCATTCCAGTGATCAAGCAGCTGCTGGAAACCGGCAAACCGCTCTTCGGCATCTGCCTCGGCCACCAGCTCCTTGCGCTCGCCGTGGGCGGCCAGACCGAAAAGATGTTCCAGGGCCACCGCGGTGCCAACCACCCGGTCCAGCGCTGCGAAGATGGCACCGTGGAAATCACCAGCATGAATCACGGTTTTGCGGTCAAACGCGAAGGCCTGCCGAACAACGTCAAGGAAACCCACGTCAGCCTGTTCGACGACACCAATTGCGGCATCGAACTGACCGACCGCCCCGCCTTCAGCGTCCAATACCACCCCGAAGCCAGCCCGGGCCCGATGGATAGCTTCTATCTGTTCGAGAAATTCGTGGGGATGATGCGGTGA
- a CDS encoding rhomboid family intramembrane serine protease has translation MLPVTRTAWFRIGAGTVLLSALAIVTGMVVDAAIFAGFIPARLSGLDVQFIAVPTLLTTLTSTLVHGDFTHLSFNMLFLALTGRIIEQVLGRWGVATLYIFSAYVAAIAQWLVGQNDVAPMIGASGAVSGMIGALVIAYSTPRSVLVSRAANRWLNIVWIIATWTVLQWAMGFAMGLDGTNVAVAAHIGGFVAGMAAFWPLVKWKYRRA, from the coding sequence ATGCTCCCCGTCACCCGCACCGCATGGTTTCGCATCGGTGCGGGGACGGTTCTTTTGTCCGCGCTGGCGATCGTCACCGGCATGGTGGTGGACGCCGCCATCTTCGCGGGGTTCATTCCCGCGCGTCTGTCGGGGCTCGACGTCCAATTCATTGCCGTGCCGACGCTGCTGACGACGCTGACTTCCACGCTCGTCCATGGCGATTTCACGCACCTCTCTTTCAATATGCTCTTCCTGGCGCTGACCGGGCGGATCATCGAACAGGTGCTTGGCCGCTGGGGCGTGGCGACGCTCTACATCTTCAGTGCCTATGTCGCCGCGATCGCGCAATGGCTGGTCGGTCAGAATGATGTCGCACCGATGATCGGCGCATCGGGCGCGGTCAGTGGCATGATCGGCGCATTGGTGATCGCTTATTCCACCCCACGCTCGGTGCTGGTCTCGAGGGCCGCGAACCGCTGGCTCAACATTGTCTGGATCATCGCCACCTGGACGGTGCTGCAATGGGCGATGGGGTTTGCCATGGGGCTGGATGGCACCAACGTGGCGGTCGCCGCGCATATCGGCGGCTTTGTCGCAGGCATGGCGGCGTTCTGGCCGCTCGTGAAATGGAAATACCGCCGGGCCTAG
- a CDS encoding GIY-YIG nuclease family protein yields MLEFTCYILRCSDGSFYTGHTDRLEYRIGQHHAGKGSDWTRRRLPIELVWSQEFPTRIEALEAERRIKNWSRAKKHALINGDWDLTSYFSKPPSERPSTSLGTND; encoded by the coding sequence ATGCTGGAATTCACTTGCTACATTCTGCGTTGCAGCGACGGCTCCTTTTATACGGGTCATACAGACAGGCTCGAATATCGCATTGGTCAGCATCATGCTGGTAAAGGTTCCGATTGGACGAGGCGAAGACTCCCAATCGAATTGGTTTGGAGCCAAGAATTTCCAACCCGGATCGAAGCACTGGAAGCCGAGCGACGGATCAAGAATTGGTCGCGCGCAAAGAAGCACGCACTTATCAATGGCGATTGGGACCTGACTTCGTATTTTTCGAAGCCACCGAGCGAGCGCCCCTCGACTTCGCTCGGGACGAACGATTAG
- the eno gene encoding phosphopyruvate hydratase produces the protein MTAIIDIHARQILDSRGNPTVEVDVTLEDGSMGRAAVPSGASTGAYEAVELRDGDKALWMGKGVGKAVAAVNGEIADALLGYDAEDQAALDADMIELDGSENKGRLGANAILGVSLAIAKAGAEASALPLYRYVGGVGASLLPVPMMNILNGGAHADNPIDFQEFMVMPVGADSFSEGLRCGTEIFHALKSALSAKGLSTAVGDEGGFAPAIGSSRKALDLICEATRTAGYMPGDDVLIALDCAATEFFKDGQYRLEGEGRSLSSAEMADELAALCADYPIASIEDGMDEDDFEGWKILTDKVGAKVQLVGDDLFVTNSKRLAKGIEDGLANSILVKVNQIGSLTETIEAVRMAQYAGYTAVMSHRSGETEDSTIADLAVALDCGQIKTGSLARSDRTAKYNQLLRIEEELGSAARYAGRSALKIQI, from the coding sequence ATGACCGCAATCATCGACATCCATGCCCGCCAGATCCTCGACAGTCGCGGCAATCCCACGGTCGAGGTCGACGTGACGCTGGAAGACGGCTCGATGGGCCGCGCCGCGGTGCCGTCAGGTGCCTCGACCGGCGCCTATGAAGCGGTCGAGCTGCGCGATGGCGACAAGGCGCTGTGGATGGGCAAGGGCGTCGGCAAGGCGGTCGCAGCAGTCAATGGCGAGATTGCCGATGCGCTGCTCGGCTATGATGCCGAAGACCAGGCCGCGCTCGATGCTGACATGATCGAACTGGATGGCAGCGAGAATAAGGGGCGCCTTGGCGCCAACGCCATCCTCGGCGTCAGCCTGGCCATCGCCAAGGCGGGTGCAGAAGCCAGCGCGCTGCCGCTCTATCGCTATGTCGGCGGGGTAGGGGCCAGCCTGCTGCCCGTGCCCATGATGAACATCCTGAATGGCGGCGCGCATGCCGACAATCCCATCGACTTCCAGGAATTCATGGTCATGCCGGTGGGCGCAGACAGCTTTTCGGAAGGTCTGCGCTGTGGCACCGAAATCTTCCATGCGCTCAAATCCGCGCTGTCGGCCAAGGGCCTGTCCACCGCAGTCGGCGATGAAGGCGGCTTTGCACCGGCTATCGGCTCGTCGCGCAAAGCGCTCGACCTCATTTGCGAAGCCACACGCACCGCCGGCTACATGCCGGGCGATGACGTGCTGATCGCACTCGATTGCGCCGCGACCGAATTCTTCAAAGATGGCCAATATCGCCTCGAAGGCGAGGGGCGCTCGCTCTCCTCGGCTGAGATGGCCGACGAACTGGCAGCTTTGTGCGCCGATTATCCCATCGCCTCGATCGAGGACGGCATGGATGAGGATGATTTTGAAGGCTGGAAGATCCTCACCGACAAGGTCGGGGCCAAGGTCCAGCTGGTCGGCGACGATCTGTTCGTCACCAATTCTAAGCGCCTTGCCAAGGGCATCGAAGACGGCCTTGCCAATTCGATCCTGGTCAAGGTCAACCAGATTGGCAGCCTCACCGAAACCATCGAGGCCGTCCGCATGGCCCAATATGCCGGCTACACGGCCGTGATGAGCCACCGATCGGGCGAAACCGAGGACAGCACCATCGCCGACCTCGCCGTCGCGCTCGATTGCGGGCAGATCAAGACGGGCAGCCTTGCGCGCTCGGATCGCACCGCCAAGTATAATCAATTGCTCCGCATCGAAGAGGAATTGGGCAGCGCGGCGCGCTATGCCGGCCGCTCGGCGCTAAAAATCCAGATTTAA
- a CDS encoding DUF4170 domain-containing protein → MSKLHLVFGGRVKDPRGLEFTDLDSIDMVGIYDNYASAEDAWRGAAQRTVDDAEMKYVVVHLHRLLEPEAEVDQAD, encoded by the coding sequence ATGAGCAAGCTTCATCTGGTATTTGGCGGGCGGGTCAAGGATCCGCGCGGCCTCGAGTTCACCGATCTCGATTCCATCGACATGGTCGGCATCTATGACAATTATGCCAGCGCGGAAGACGCCTGGCGGGGCGCCGCGCAGCGCACGGTCGACGATGCGGAGATGAAATATGTGGTGGTGCACCTGCACCGCCTGCTCGAGCCGGAGGCCGAGGTCGACCAGGCCGACTAG
- the carB gene encoding carbamoyl-phosphate synthase large subunit, with translation MPARTDISSILVIGAGPIVIGQAAEFDYSGSQAIKALKEEGYRVIVVNSNPATIMTDPGMADATYVEPITARVVEKIIEKEKPDAVLPTMGGQTALNCALTLNKLGILEKHNVQLIGAQAEAIDKAEDREKFRKAMDKIGLESARSGIAHSLEDALKVLETTGLPSIIRPSFTLGGTGGGVAYNREEFEAIVKGGLDASPTNEVLIEESLLGWKEYEMEVVRDRADNAIIICSIENVDPMGVHTGDSITVAPALTLTDKEYQRMRTASIAVLREIGVETGGSNVQFAVNPKDGRMIVIEMNPRVSRSSALASKATGFPIARVAAKLAVGYTLDEISNDITGGATPASFEPTIDYVVTKIPRFAFEKFAGSPALLSTAMKSVGEVMAIGRNFAESFQKALRGTETGLIGLDRVEELFGAPESEIENALGRANPFRILVAAEAMRQGFSVERVHKISGFDPWFLERIGELLDAEMQVRSDGLPNDAAGMRRLKAKGFSDARLAQLSARSAHFGLESKAQGSGVVHDAMKAMTGGVTEVEVRALRRKLGVRPVFKRIDSCAAEFDAVTPYMYSTYEAPLFAEPEDEAQVSDRQKVMILGGGPNRIGQGIEFDYCCVHAAFALGRKREGDEGEHEGEGHEVIMVNCNPETVSTDPDTSDRLYFEPLTTEDVLEIVETERQAGTLKGVIVQLGGQTPLKLAADLEDAGVPILGTDPDSIDLAEDRERFAALVNKLKLKQPENGIARSRDEAIAVAEKIGYPVLLRPSYVLGGRAMEVVDGPEQLDHYINTAVQVSGSSPVLIDRYLRDAIEVDVDAICDGEAVAVTGILQHIEEAGVHSGDSACSIPPFSLPPKTIAEIERATEALGKALNVRGLMNVQYAIKEGRLYLIEVNPRASRTVPFVAKAIGRPIAKIAAKVMAGAKLSQFDAIDRDIDHIAIKEPVFPFARFPGTDPVLGPEMKSTGEVMGIAGNFDAAFAKAQLGEGTRLPTSGTVFISVKEADKKHILPTAQMMDMAGFHIIATDGTAAFLSDNGVRVERVNKVAQGRPHIVDKLKDGDVNLVFNTTEGWQSLKDSQAIREAALKNHVPYFTTVGACQVVARIIGKADPETLEVRSLQSYYSAR, from the coding sequence ATGCCCGCACGCACAGACATTTCCTCCATCCTTGTCATCGGCGCTGGTCCCATTGTTATCGGGCAGGCGGCGGAGTTCGATTATTCCGGTTCGCAGGCCATCAAGGCGCTGAAGGAGGAGGGCTATCGGGTCATCGTGGTGAACTCCAACCCCGCGACCATCATGACCGATCCGGGCATGGCCGATGCCACCTATGTCGAGCCCATCACCGCGCGCGTTGTCGAAAAGATCATCGAGAAGGAAAAGCCCGATGCCGTGCTGCCCACCATGGGCGGCCAGACGGCGCTCAATTGCGCGCTGACGCTGAACAAGCTGGGCATTCTTGAAAAGCACAATGTCCAGCTGATCGGCGCCCAGGCCGAAGCCATCGACAAGGCCGAGGATCGCGAAAAATTCCGCAAGGCGATGGACAAGATCGGGCTCGAAAGCGCGCGCAGCGGCATCGCCCACAGCCTTGAAGATGCGTTGAAGGTGCTGGAGACCACCGGGCTTCCCTCAATCATCCGCCCCAGCTTCACGCTTGGCGGCACCGGCGGCGGCGTTGCCTATAACCGCGAGGAATTCGAAGCCATCGTCAAGGGCGGCCTCGATGCCTCGCCCACCAACGAAGTGCTGATCGAAGAAAGCCTGCTGGGCTGGAAGGAATATGAGATGGAAGTCGTGCGCGACCGCGCCGACAATGCCATCATCATCTGCTCGATCGAAAATGTCGATCCGATGGGTGTCCATACCGGCGACAGCATCACCGTCGCCCCCGCGCTGACGCTGACCGACAAGGAATATCAGCGCATGCGCACCGCCTCGATCGCGGTGCTGCGCGAAATTGGCGTGGAAACGGGCGGCTCCAATGTCCAGTTCGCGGTTAATCCCAAGGACGGTCGCATGATCGTCATCGAGATGAACCCGCGCGTGTCTCGCTCCTCTGCGCTCGCGTCCAAGGCCACCGGCTTTCCCATCGCGCGCGTCGCCGCCAAGCTGGCGGTCGGCTATACGCTCGATGAAATCTCCAACGACATTACCGGCGGCGCCACGCCCGCCAGTTTTGAGCCCACCATCGATTATGTCGTCACCAAGATCCCGCGCTTCGCCTTCGAAAAGTTCGCCGGATCGCCGGCGCTGCTGTCCACCGCGATGAAATCGGTCGGCGAAGTCATGGCCATCGGCCGCAACTTTGCCGAAAGCTTCCAGAAGGCGCTGCGCGGCACCGAGACCGGCCTGATCGGGCTCGACCGCGTCGAGGAATTGTTCGGCGCGCCGGAGAGCGAGATCGAAAATGCGCTCGGCCGCGCCAACCCGTTCCGCATCCTCGTCGCCGCCGAAGCCATGCGCCAGGGCTTCTCGGTCGAACGAGTGCACAAGATTTCGGGGTTCGATCCCTGGTTCCTCGAGCGCATCGGCGAATTGCTCGATGCCGAAATGCAGGTGCGCAGCGATGGCCTGCCCAATGATGCTGCCGGGATGCGCCGCCTGAAAGCCAAGGGCTTTTCCGACGCGCGCCTTGCCCAGCTCTCCGCGCGCTCGGCCCATTTCGGGCTGGAATCCAAGGCCCAGGGTTCGGGCGTCGTCCATGACGCCATGAAAGCGATGACCGGCGGCGTCACCGAAGTTGAAGTGCGCGCCCTGCGCCGCAAGCTGGGCGTGCGCCCTGTCTTCAAGCGGATCGACAGCTGCGCCGCCGAATTCGATGCCGTCACGCCCTACATGTATTCCACCTATGAAGCCCCGCTCTTCGCAGAGCCCGAAGATGAGGCGCAGGTGTCCGACCGCCAGAAGGTCATGATCCTTGGCGGCGGCCCCAACCGCATCGGCCAGGGCATCGAATTCGACTATTGCTGCGTCCATGCCGCCTTCGCGCTCGGCCGCAAGCGGGAAGGGGATGAGGGCGAACATGAAGGGGAGGGACATGAAGTCATCATGGTCAACTGCAACCCGGAAACCGTCTCGACCGACCCCGACACTTCCGACCGCCTCTATTTCGAGCCGCTGACCACCGAAGACGTGCTCGAAATCGTCGAGACCGAACGGCAGGCGGGCACGCTCAAGGGCGTGATCGTCCAATTGGGCGGCCAAACCCCGCTGAAACTTGCTGCGGATCTGGAAGACGCCGGCGTCCCCATCCTCGGCACCGATCCCGACAGCATCGACCTTGCCGAAGACCGCGAACGCTTTGCCGCCTTGGTCAACAAATTGAAATTGAAGCAACCCGAAAACGGCATCGCCCGCAGCCGCGATGAAGCCATCGCGGTCGCCGAAAAGATTGGCTATCCCGTCCTCCTGCGCCCCAGCTACGTCCTCGGCGGCCGCGCGATGGAAGTGGTCGATGGCCCTGAACAGCTCGACCATTATATCAACACTGCCGTACAAGTATCTGGTTCTTCACCCGTTTTGATCGACCGCTATCTGCGCGACGCTATCGAAGTCGATGTCGATGCCATCTGCGACGGGGAAGCCGTCGCGGTGACCGGCATCCTCCAGCATATCGAGGAAGCCGGCGTCCATTCGGGCGACAGCGCCTGTTCCATTCCGCCCTTCAGCCTGCCGCCCAAGACCATCGCGGAGATCGAGCGGGCGACCGAGGCGCTGGGCAAGGCGCTCAATGTGCGCGGGCTGATGAATGTCCAATATGCCATCAAGGAAGGCCGCCTCTACCTGATCGAGGTCAATCCGCGTGCCTCGCGCACCGTGCCCTTCGTCGCCAAGGCCATCGGGCGCCCGATCGCCAAGATCGCCGCCAAGGTCATGGCCGGCGCGAAATTGTCGCAGTTCGACGCCATCGACCGCGACATCGATCACATCGCGATCAAGGAGCCCGTTTTCCCCTTCGCCCGCTTCCCCGGCACCGATCCCGTACTCGGCCCGGAAATGAAGTCGACCGGCGAAGTCATGGGCATTGCCGGCAATTTCGATGCCGCCTTCGCAAAGGCGCAGCTGGGTGAGGGGACGCGGCTGCCGACCAGCGGCACCGTCTTCATCTCGGTCAAGGAAGCCGACAAGAAGCATATCCTGCCGACCGCGCAGATGATGGACATGGCGGGCTTTCACATCATCGCCACCGATGGCACCGCAGCCTTCCTGTCGGACAATGGTGTGCGCGTCGAACGGGTGAACAAGGTTGCGCAGGGCCGCCCCCATATCGTCGACAAGTTGAAGGACGGAGACGTCAATCTGGTCTTCAACACGACCGAGGGTTGGCAGTCCCTGAAGGACAGTCAGGCCATCCGCGAGGCAGCGCTCAAGAACCATGTGCCCTACTTCACCACGGTGGGCGCCTGCCAGGTGGTTGCGCGCATCATCGGCAAGGCCGATCCGGAAACTCTTGAAGTTCGCTCGCTACAGTCCTATTATTCGGCAAGATAA
- a CDS encoding GatB/YqeY domain-containing protein encodes MIRDTLKAAQIEAMKTKAMEKLAAIRLINSELQNKDIEMRGQEIADDDAHITAVLQKMVKQRRESAEMYRKGGAEDRALTEEAEIAVIETFLPAQMSDEEAEAALRAIIADTGAEGMKDMGRVMGEVRARHGATIEPAKASAIAKRVLAG; translated from the coding sequence ATGATTCGCGACACGTTGAAGGCTGCGCAGATCGAGGCGATGAAGACCAAGGCGATGGAAAAGCTCGCCGCCATTCGCCTGATCAATTCGGAACTGCAGAATAAGGACATTGAAATGCGTGGGCAGGAGATTGCCGACGATGATGCCCATATCACTGCGGTCCTGCAGAAGATGGTCAAGCAGCGCCGCGAATCGGCAGAAATGTACCGCAAGGGAGGCGCGGAAGATCGCGCGCTGACCGAAGAAGCGGAAATCGCCGTTATCGAAACCTTCCTGCCCGCGCAGATGAGCGACGAGGAAGCCGAAGCTGCGCTGCGTGCCATCATCGCCGATACGGGCGCGGAAGGCATGAAGGATATGGGCCGCGTCATGGGCGAAGTGCGCGCCCGCCACGGCGCGACGATCGAGCCTGCAAAGGCGAGCGCGATTGCGAAGCGCGTCCTGGCGGGGTGA
- a CDS encoding phage holin family protein: protein MLDEQADPQNFDPDSGIGDLLGRVVNDGREYAAAELNLAKAKAVSHAGLYRGPLVMLAVAGVFGIAAVVTLFVTVALALATLVGPLAGGLIATAIAAVIAGGLALTAKSKLEKL, encoded by the coding sequence ATGTTGGACGAACAGGCGGATCCCCAGAACTTCGATCCCGATAGCGGGATTGGCGATCTTCTGGGAAGGGTGGTCAACGATGGCCGTGAATATGCTGCGGCGGAACTCAATCTCGCCAAGGCCAAGGCGGTCAGCCATGCCGGGCTATATCGTGGGCCACTGGTCATGCTGGCGGTCGCGGGCGTGTTTGGCATCGCTGCCGTCGTGACGCTGTTCGTCACCGTCGCGCTTGCGCTGGCTACGTTGGTGGGTCCGCTTGCGGGCGGGCTGATTGCAACAGCCATCGCTGCCGTGATCGCGGGTGGCCTGGCGCTTACCGCCAAGTCCAAGCTGGAGAAGCTGTAG
- the dnaG gene encoding DNA primase: protein MSLSPAFLDELRARTRVSQVIGADVKLIRAGKEYKACCPFHNEKTPSFYINDEKQFYHCFGCGAHGDAIRYLTDARGLGFMDAVKELAGKAGMEVPAPDPQAQERAERRASLVDVTEAAALWYREQLGGIEGSEARLYLKRRGLSAATVQKFGIGFAPDSKGKLKAALDRFGTEKLIESGMLINPEDRDPYDRFRGRLMIPIRDPRGRTIAFGGRIIGDGEPKYLNSPETPLFDKGRQLYNLDLAAPASRQSDRIIVVEGYMDVIALDQAGIGEAVAPLGTALTEGQLHLLWRLSEAPILCFDGDAAGQKAAIRAAERALPLLGPQRSLSFVELPAGTDPDDIVNQGGKEAFEALLKNAEPLVERLWRHERDASPLTTPEARAGLKQRLFAHAKSIEDPSLSQLYREEWMARFDKLLGRGETRSSPRWQQKGGRWVPPNPPASAAAKDIARTGIGGPQVAALLRGYALFPEAIGEDVETLAALPISDPPLARMRDKLVDAAFSGEKLDRQGIATILAADGLGAPPKSSMGFSFTRADSDPGIAARDLALALEAIAATAEIEQALDEATKRLAEGDEDAFAEQQKYHAARAEMNERLASLAIGD from the coding sequence ATGTCTCTTTCCCCTGCCTTCCTCGATGAATTGCGTGCGCGTACGCGTGTCAGCCAGGTCATCGGGGCCGATGTAAAGCTGATCAGGGCGGGCAAGGAATATAAGGCCTGTTGCCCCTTCCATAATGAGAAGACGCCGAGCTTCTACATCAATGACGAGAAGCAGTTTTATCACTGCTTTGGCTGCGGGGCGCATGGCGATGCCATTCGCTACCTGACCGATGCGCGCGGGCTTGGCTTCATGGATGCGGTCAAGGAATTGGCGGGCAAGGCCGGGATGGAAGTCCCTGCCCCCGATCCGCAGGCGCAGGAACGCGCCGAACGCCGCGCCAGCCTGGTCGATGTGACCGAGGCAGCGGCTCTATGGTATCGCGAACAATTGGGCGGCATCGAGGGCAGCGAGGCGCGCCTTTATCTCAAGCGGCGCGGTCTGAGCGCGGCGACTGTGCAGAAATTCGGCATCGGTTTTGCGCCCGACAGCAAGGGCAAGCTGAAGGCCGCGCTGGATCGCTTCGGTACGGAAAAGCTGATCGAGAGCGGGATGCTGATCAATCCCGAGGATCGCGATCCCTATGACCGCTTCCGCGGGCGGCTGATGATCCCGATCCGCGATCCGCGCGGGCGCACCATTGCCTTTGGCGGGCGGATCATCGGCGATGGCGAGCCTAAATATCTCAACAGCCCGGAAACCCCGCTCTTCGACAAGGGACGTCAGCTTTACAATCTTGACCTTGCCGCGCCCGCCTCGCGACAGAGCGACCGCATCATCGTGGTCGAAGGCTATATGGATGTAATCGCGCTGGACCAGGCGGGGATTGGCGAAGCGGTGGCGCCATTGGGCACCGCGCTGACCGAGGGGCAGTTGCATCTGCTGTGGCGGCTGAGCGAAGCGCCGATCCTGTGCTTTGACGGCGATGCGGCGGGGCAGAAGGCGGCGATCCGCGCGGCCGAACGCGCCCTGCCCTTGCTCGGCCCGCAGCGCAGCCTGAGCTTTGTCGAGTTGCCGGCCGGGACGGATCCCGACGATATCGTCAACCAGGGCGGCAAGGAGGCATTCGAAGCCTTATTGAAAAATGCCGAGCCGCTGGTGGAGCGGCTGTGGCGGCATGAGCGCGATGCATCGCCGTTGACCACGCCCGAAGCGCGCGCCGGCCTCAAGCAGCGATTGTTCGCCCATGCGAAATCGATCGAGGATCCCAGCCTGTCGCAACTTTACCGCGAAGAATGGATGGCGCGGTTCGACAAGTTGCTGGGCCGCGGCGAGACGCGATCCTCCCCCCGCTGGCAGCAAAAAGGTGGGCGCTGGGTGCCTCCCAATCCGCCCGCCAGCGCGGCGGCCAAGGACATTGCGCGCACCGGGATAGGCGGGCCGCAGGTGGCGGCATTATTGCGCGGATATGCGCTGTTTCCCGAGGCAATCGGAGAGGATGTCGAGACGCTGGCGGCACTGCCGATCAGCGACCCGCCGCTCGCCCGGATGCGCGATAAATTGGTCGATGCAGCTTTTTCGGGAGAAAAGCTTGATCGGCAGGGCATTGCCACCATATTGGCAGCCGATGGTCTGGGCGCGCCGCCCAAATCGTCAATGGGGTTCAGTTTCACGCGCGCGGACAGCGATCCGGGGATCGCCGCGAGAGACCTGGCACTGGCCCTGGAAGCGATCGCCGCAACCGCGGAGATCGAGCAGGCACTGGACGAGGCAACAAAAAGGTTGGCCGAAGGTGATGAAGATGCCTTCGCCGAGCAGCAAAAATATCATGCGGCTCGCGCGGAAATGAATGAAAGACTGGCATCCCTCGCAATCGGCGACTAA